One window of the Methanothermobacter sp. K4 genome contains the following:
- a CDS encoding TIGR00269 family protein, translating to MQCTRCGSERVIINRKYSGQMLCSECFIETTRKKVMRDIRKYGLIERGDRVLVGLSGGKDSIMVTDILDELRNRNIIELEAVTIDEGISGYREDGVRIARRFCAERGITHRVVTLKDYAGITLDEVMKNPSRGACTYCGVFRRWILNREAQKSGATKIATGHNLDDECQAIVMNYLEGNLENLKRIGPMTSTAGGRFIPKIKPLREIPEREVGLYVLARGLDVHLAGCPYAAGSFRREIGDFLKQISVKRPTIMYSTLRGFDKIKETLIRDMDGIRKSGTCVRCGEPSSGRLCKACTFINELGVNEDEVHSDHR from the coding sequence ATGCAGTGCACCAGGTGTGGATCAGAAAGGGTCATAATAAACAGGAAATACTCTGGACAGATGCTCTGCAGTGAATGCTTCATAGAAACCACCAGAAAGAAGGTAATGAGGGATATAAGGAAATATGGGCTTATAGAAAGGGGTGACAGGGTCCTTGTGGGGCTTTCAGGCGGAAAGGACAGCATCATGGTCACCGACATCCTCGATGAGCTGAGGAACAGAAATATAATAGAACTTGAGGCTGTAACCATCGATGAGGGCATATCAGGTTACAGGGAGGATGGTGTAAGGATTGCCAGAAGATTCTGTGCCGAGAGGGGCATAACCCACAGGGTTGTCACGCTGAAGGATTATGCAGGCATAACACTTGATGAGGTCATGAAAAATCCCTCAAGGGGGGCATGCACATACTGCGGAGTTTTCAGACGCTGGATACTTAACAGGGAGGCCCAAAAGAGTGGGGCAACGAAGATAGCAACCGGCCACAACCTGGACGATGAGTGCCAGGCCATAGTCATGAATTACCTGGAGGGTAACCTTGAAAACCTCAAAAGGATAGGCCCCATGACATCCACTGCAGGCGGAAGGTTCATACCAAAGATCAAACCCCTCAGGGAGATACCTGAAAGGGAGGTTGGGCTGTACGTCCTTGCAAGGGGCCTTGATGTCCACCTTGCAGGCTGCCCCTATGCAGCAGGCTCATTCAGAAGGGAAATAGGTGACTTCCTGAAGCAGATATCTGTGAAACGTCCCACTATAATGTACTCCACCCTAAGGGGCTTTGATAAAATAAAGGAGACCCTTATAAGGGATATGGATGGCATCAGGAAATCAGGGACGTGTGTACGTTGCGGTGAGCCATCATCAGGCAGGTTATGTAAGGCATGCACATTCATAAACGAATTAGGGGTGAATGAAGATGAAGTTCACAGTGATCACAGATGA
- a CDS encoding MoaD/ThiS family protein, with protein MKFTVITDDGKRVMESEEKKKIKDILQELQIPLETAVVKRNSEIVIEEEEISDGDIIEIIRVIYGG; from the coding sequence ATGAAGTTCACAGTGATCACAGATGATGGAAAGAGAGTAATGGAATCTGAAGAAAAAAAGAAGATTAAGGACATCTTACAGGAACTCCAGATCCCACTGGAGACAGCCGTTGTTAAAAGGAACAGTGAGATAGTGATAGAGGAAGAGGAAATATCTGATGGGGATATTATTGAGATAATCAGGGTAATCTATGGGGGTTAG